One stretch of Brassica napus cultivar Da-Ae unplaced genomic scaffold, Da-Ae ScsIHWf_424;HRSCAF=654, whole genome shotgun sequence DNA includes these proteins:
- the LOC125603933 gene encoding protein NUCLEAR FUSION DEFECTIVE 4-like gives MSPNVLRWFSLVAILWLQSINGTNLSFPAYSSQLKEFLSISQFKLNYLSFASDAGKVLGFISGIAAVYLPLPLVLLAGGSLGFAGYGLQYLCIVKKMFTLSFYQIWGLSFLAGNSICWINTACYIVAINSFPVNRQVAVGITASYQGLSGKIYTDMVQTFFYSSQREAASGYLLLNSLVPLVGCLVTAPMLMREAKATSSSSWDINVGFIVLFVVTIATGIYAVATSLLTAPAVLVLVGIVLFLLAPLAIPVGVGVKELVSARRSQQKVHDLEVPSEEDQNKEEEEEFDEKVIVGVKEEVEWTKLCKKLDFWIYFGLYLFGPTVGLVFMNNLGQIAESRGCAATTSLVALSSSFGFFGRLLPSLLDYFLSRNKYMPSSPVSMAVSLVAMVASFLVLLIDSDIALYTSTAIIGVFLGALTSLSVTMTAELFGTKHFGVNHNIVVGSIPIGSFGFGLFAAKVYRDGAAFDGRFDGKCYGMYCFQTTFIFWGTLCSIAAVLAAVLYLRNRKFFSSTR, from the exons ATGTCTCCAAACGTTCTCCGGTGGTTTAGCCTCGTCGCAATCCTCTGGCTTCAGTCTATCAATGGCACCAACCTGAGCTTTCCTGCTTACTCTTCACAGCTCAAAGAGTTTCTCTCAATCTCTCAGTTTAAACTCAACTACCTCTCTTTCGCCTCCGACGCCGGAAAAGTCCTCGGTTTTATCTCCGGGATCGCCGCCGTTTATCTTCCTCTGCCACTCGTCCTTCTCGCCGGTGGTTCTTTAGGTTTCGCCGGCTACGGTCTCCAGTATCTCTGCATCGTCAAAAAGATGTTCACGTTGTCGTTTTACCAGATCTGGGGCTTGAGTTTCTTGGCGGGGAACAGCATCTGCTGGATCAACACGGCTTGTTACATCGTCGCCATCAACAGTTTTCCAGTGAACCGTCAAGTTGCCGTGGGGATCACGGCGAGTTATCAAGGTTTGAGTGGGAAAATCTACACCGACATGGTTCAAACGTTCTTCTACTCGTCTCAACGCGAAGCTGCCTCTGGCTATCTTTTGCTCAACTCTCTCGTCCCATTGGTCGGTTGTCTCGTGACGGCTCCTATGCTGATGCGAGAAGCAAAAGCGACGTCGTCTTCGTCATGGGATATTAACGTGgggtttattgttttgtttgttgtgaCTATAGCCACGGGGATTTACGCTGTGGCTACGAGTCTTCTCACTGCTCCTGCGGTTTTAGTGCTCGTTGGcattgttttgtttcttcttgctCCTCTCGCTATACCAGTTGGAGTGGGAGTCAAAGAGCTTGTTTCCGCTAGAAGAAGCCAACAAAAGGTACACGACTTGGAAGTTCCTAGTGAAGAAGATCAAaataaagaagaggaagaagagtttGATGAGAAGGTGATAGTTGGAGTTAAAGAAGAGGTTGAGTGGACAAAACTATGTAAGAAactcgatttttggatttactTCGGTCTGTATTTGTTCGGTCCAACGGTGGGGCTAGTGTTTATGAACAACCTTGGTCAAATAGCTGAATCTCGCGGTTGTGCCGCGACCACTTCTTTGGTCGCTCTCTCGTCGTCGTTCGGGTTTTTTGGCCGCTTGCTTCCTTCGTTACTTGATTACTTCCTCTCTAG GAACAAGTACATGCCATCAAGCCCGGTTTCTATGGCGGTTTCATTGGTAGCAATGGTTGCTTCGTTTCTAGTCCTCCTCATTGACTCCGACATCGCTCTCTACACTAGCACGGCGATTATCGGTGTCTTCTTAGGAGCTTTGACTTCTCTCTCGGTCACAATGACTGCCGAGCTTTTTGGGACAAAACACTTTGGAGTTAACCACAACATCGTTGTAGGAAGCATTCCGATTGGTTCTTTCGGTTTCGGTTTATTCGCCGCCAAAGTTTACCGTGATGGAGCTGCCTTCGACGGACGTTTTGACGGAAAGTGTTATGGGATGTATTGCTTTCAAACCACTTTCATATTTTGGGGAACGCTCTGCTCGATCGCTGCCGTTCTCGCCGCCGTTTTATATCTACGCAACCGCAAGTTCTTCTCGTCTACGCGGTAG